One window from the genome of Clupea harengus chromosome 19, Ch_v2.0.2, whole genome shotgun sequence encodes:
- the abitram gene encoding protein Abitram, producing MEISEHKEAPSVIDRYYTRWYRTDLKGNACEDHCVLQHSNRICVITLAETHPILQDGRSIKSINYQISAGCSRLKNKVSGKSKRGGQFLTEYAPLCRIMCTDGVEYTIFSCIRGRLVEVNEDILKRPDLLLQKPSTEGYIAVILPKFEESKTVTEGLLSRAQYEEVVSKRANQQPEPC from the exons ATGGAAATATCAGAACATAAAGAGGCACCTTCTGTGATTGACCGATATTACACACGTTGGTACAGAACAG ATCTGAAAGGAAACGCATGTGAGGACCATTGCGTTTTACAGCACTCGAACAG AATTTGTGTGATCACCCTTGCTGAGACACACCCTATCCTTCAGGATGGACGTTCAATCAAAAGCATCAACTATCAGATCAGTGCTGGCTGCAGCCGATTGAAAAATAAAGTGTCTGGAAAGTCAAAGCGA GGAGGCCAGTTTCTCACAGAATATGCCCCACTTTGTAGAATCATGTGCACAGACGGAGTTGAGTATACCATTTTCAG CTGCATCAGAGGCCGGCTCGTAGAAGTGAATGAAGACATTCTGAAAAGGCCCGACCTCCTGCTGCAAAAG CCTTCCACAGAAGGCTACATCGCCGTAATCCTCCCGAAATTCGAGGAGAGCAAAACCGTGACAGAGGGTCTGCTGAGCAGGGCGCAATACGAAGAGGTCGTCTCTAAACGAGCCAATCAGCAGCCAGAGCCATGCTGA